A single Anopheles funestus chromosome 2RL, idAnoFuneDA-416_04, whole genome shotgun sequence DNA region contains:
- the LOC125765798 gene encoding alpha-amylase 1-like isoform X1 codes for MRAAVVLLAVCATLVTAQFNTHQWADRSGIVHLFEWKWDDIAAECENFLAPRGYAGVQVSPPTENAVIGGSFQRPWWERYQPMSYRLETRSGTEAQFASMVRRCNDVGVRIYVDLVINHMADLVGGGGTAGSTANRPNFSFPGVPFSATDFNPPCLITNYNDPIMVRNCQLVSLPDLNQGIPWVRDKIVELMNQLISFGVAGFRVDAVKHMWPGDLQVIYNRMNNLPTSHGFPPNARPFLTQEVIDLGGEAVTRDEYTHLGTITEFRHSAEIGRVFRGRNPFRHLTNWGTGWGFLPSHLALVFIDNHDNQRGHGGGGSDVLTYKVPRNYKMATAFMLAHPFGIVRVMSSFSFSDSEQGPPQDANENLISPTFNPDNSCGGGWVCEHRWRQIYNMIGFRNAVAGTQINDWWDNGNYQMAFCRGSRGFIAFNLESFDLNQNLQTCLPAGTYCDVISGDLVNGACTGNSITVGGDGRAQIVLPANAYDGVLAIHINSRT; via the coding sequence ATGCGTGCCGCCGTAGTGCTGTTAGCTGTGTGTGCCACCCTAGTCACAGCCCAGTTCAACACCCATCAATGGGCTGACCGGAGTGGTATTGTGCATTTATTCGAGTGGAAATGGGATGACATCGCTGCTGAATGCGAGAACTTTCTAGCGCCGCGTGGATACGCTGGTGTACAGGTGTCTCCACCGACTGAGAACGCTGTCATTGGGGGAAGCTTCCAAAGGCCTTGGTGGGAAAGGTATCAGCCGATGTCCTACCGTCTAGAGACACGTTCTGGAACGGAAGCTCAGTTTGCTAGCATGGTTCGTCGCTGTAACGATGTCGGTGTGCGGATCTATGTCGATTTGGTGATTAACCACATGGCTGATCTGGTTGGAGGTGGTGGTACTGCTGGCAGCACGGCCAACCGACCAAACTTCTCGTTCCCAGGCGTACCATTCAGTGCGACGGACTTCAACCCACCCTGTCTTATTACGAACTACAACGATCCTATCATGGTCCGCAACTGCCAGCTGGTCAGTTTGCCCGACTTGAACCAGGGCATCCCATGGGTACGCGATAAGATTGTGGAACTTATGAATCAACTGATCAGCTTTGGTGTGGCTGGATTCCGAGTGGATGCCGTCAAGCACATGTGGCCCGGAGATCTTCAGGTCATCTACAACCGTATGAACAATCTACCAACGTCGCATGGTTTTCCACCAAACGCACGTCCTTTCCTAACGCAGGAGGTGATCGATCTGGGTGGTGAGGCGGTAACGCGTGATGAGTACACGCATCTGGGTACGATCACCGAGTTCCGCCATTCGGCCGAGATTGGACGCGTGTTCCGTGGACGCAATCCTTTCCGGCATCTAACAAACTGGGGTACCGGTTGGGGCTTTCTGCCATCGCATCTCGCACTCGTCTTCATTGACAACCACGACAATCAGCGCGgtcatggtggtggtggctcGGACGTACTTACCTACAAGGTGCCACGAAACTACAAAATGGCCACCGCCTTCATGTTGGCCCATCCATTCGGAATTGTACGCGTTATGAGCTCGTTCTCGTTCAGCGATTCGGAGCAGGGTCCACCACAAGATGCCAACGAGAATTTGATATCTCCAACGTTCAATCCGGACAACTCGTGCGGTGGTGGCTGGGTGTGCGAACACCGATGGCGTCAGATTTACAATATGATTGGGTTCCGTAATGCTGTCGCTGGCACGCAGATTAACGACTGGTGGGACAATGGTAACTACCAGATGGCATTCTGCCGTGGTTCCCGTGGTTTCATCGCCTTCAACCTAGAATCGTTTGATTTAAATCAGAACCTGCAGACCTGTCTGCCGGCGGGAACGTACTGTGATGTGATTTCTGGTGATCTTGTAAATGGAGCTTGTACCGGCAACTCGATAACAGTCGGTGGTGATGGACGCGCCCAAATTGTCCTGCCAGCTAATGCATACGACGGTGTTTTGGCTATCCATATTAACTCGCGTACTTAA